The following are encoded in a window of Nakamurella sp. A5-74 genomic DNA:
- the nrdI gene encoding class Ib ribonucleoside-diphosphate reductase assembly flavoprotein NrdI, whose protein sequence is MSGLVYFSSVSENTRRFVDKLDLEARRIPVRSIDEELHVDDPFVLVTPTYGGGDGRGAVPKQVIRFLNHTGNRALVRGVIAAGNTNFGSTYCLAGRVVAHKCQVPHLYNFELMGTQDDVLRVREGLEQLW, encoded by the coding sequence ATGTCCGGCCTCGTCTACTTTTCGTCGGTGTCGGAGAACACCCGCCGGTTCGTCGACAAGCTCGACCTCGAAGCCCGGCGGATCCCCGTGCGCAGCATCGACGAGGAACTGCACGTCGATGACCCCTTCGTCCTCGTCACCCCCACCTATGGGGGAGGCGACGGGCGGGGTGCCGTACCCAAGCAGGTCATCCGCTTTCTGAACCACACCGGCAACAGAGCTCTGGTCCGCGGCGTCATCGCCGCGGGCAACACCAACTTCGGCAGTACCTACTGCCTCGCAGGCAGGGTCGTGGCGCACAAGTGCCAGGTCCCGCACCTGTACAACTTCGAACTGATGGGCACCCAGGACGACGTCCTGCGGGTCCGCGAGGGATTGGAACAGCTGTGGTAG
- the nrdH gene encoding glutaredoxin-like protein NrdH, which produces MSITVFTKPSCVQCDATYRAMDKAGLKYTVVDITQDEQALDSIKALGYVSAPVVFADRDHWSGFRPDRIKALAAVAAPAAALSVA; this is translated from the coding sequence ATGTCCATCACCGTCTTCACCAAGCCGTCCTGCGTGCAGTGCGACGCCACCTACCGGGCCATGGACAAGGCCGGCCTGAAGTACACCGTCGTGGACATCACCCAGGACGAGCAGGCCCTGGACTCCATCAAGGCCCTCGGCTACGTGAGCGCCCCGGTGGTGTTCGCGGATCGCGACCACTGGTCCGGCTTCCGCCCCGACCGGATCAAGGCACTCGCCGCAGTCGCTGCCCCCGCGGCTGCCCTCTCCGTCGCCTGA
- a CDS encoding ECF transporter S component, with amino-acid sequence MTTPDVRARAIRITGRTANLLAVVSVLALAMFLWPLFIGAAPSSSQHTNDAPFIFMAILPVLVLIVLVQLSDGGMDAKALAMLGVLSAVNAALRPLGAGTSGIETVFFLLILAGRVFGPGFGFVLGCTSLFASALLTAGVGPWLPFQMMTSAWVGMFAGLLPDRIGSRLIRGRREIAMLAAYGVLSALLFGALMNMWFWPFITGGTMGDNAAFAYLPGASIGENLERFLRFTLITSTLTWDMGRAITNTVALIVLGPPVLAVLRRAVRKARFDPSPQFLPALPR; translated from the coding sequence GTGACGACTCCCGACGTCCGCGCACGGGCCATCCGGATCACCGGACGGACCGCCAACCTCCTTGCCGTCGTCTCGGTCCTGGCGCTGGCGATGTTCCTCTGGCCGCTGTTCATCGGGGCGGCACCGTCGTCCAGTCAGCACACCAACGATGCACCGTTCATCTTCATGGCGATCCTGCCGGTGCTGGTGTTGATCGTGCTGGTGCAACTCTCCGATGGCGGGATGGACGCCAAGGCACTGGCCATGCTGGGCGTGTTGTCCGCGGTGAACGCCGCGCTCCGTCCGCTGGGCGCGGGGACCAGCGGTATCGAGACGGTGTTCTTCCTGCTGATCCTGGCCGGCCGGGTCTTCGGGCCCGGGTTCGGGTTCGTGTTGGGTTGCACCTCGTTGTTCGCCTCGGCGCTGCTGACCGCCGGTGTCGGACCGTGGTTGCCGTTCCAGATGATGACCAGTGCCTGGGTCGGGATGTTCGCCGGCCTGCTGCCGGATCGGATCGGCAGCAGGTTGATCCGCGGCCGGCGGGAGATCGCGATGCTGGCGGCCTACGGCGTCCTCTCGGCACTGCTGTTCGGCGCGCTGATGAACATGTGGTTCTGGCCTTTCATCACGGGCGGGACCATGGGCGACAACGCCGCCTTCGCCTACCTGCCGGGCGCTTCCATCGGCGAGAACCTGGAGCGGTTCCTGCGCTTCACCCTGATCACCTCGACCCTCACCTGGGACATGGGCCGCGCCATCACCAACACTGTCGCGCTGATCGTCCTCGGGCCCCCGGTGCTGGCAGTCCTGCGCCGCGCGGTCCGCAAGGCCCGCTTCGACCCGAGCCCGCAATTCCTGCCTGCCCTCCCCCGGTGA
- a CDS encoding ATP-binding cassette domain-containing protein encodes MTIRFDHVTLQHAEAPTPVVRDLHLEIGEGEFILVTGRTGAGKSTLLQAINGLFPHFTGGTLHGRVVIDGRDTHQHPPRELADLVGMVGQDPLAGFVTDTVEEELAYAMEQIGIPPQAMRTRVEETLDLLGVADLRDRPLRSLSGGQQQRVAIGSVLTAGPRVLVLDEPTSALDPTSAEEVLAALLRLVHDLGVTVIVAEHRMERVIGYADRMLSLPGDGTVLDGSPATVALTAALVPPLVGLGRAVGWDPLPLTIRAARTRAADVRSWLSGLDPESFPRLLDAPAAPAVERNLLSGRAITVTYGAVVAVRGVDVALHGGEVAAVMGRNGSGKSSLFWALTGVGARRAGTVTVDGERLGPGTGLTGRGRATRGLVGLVPQTASDLLYLESVEAECAAADVESGATPGTCAELMRRLTPGIPPARHPRDLSEGQRLSLVLAVQLTARPRVILLDEPTRGLDYPAKSALARTLRALAADGHAIAVSTHDVEFAATVSDRTLVMAVGEIVADGPTAQVLAASPAFAPQVAKVLAPQRWLTVDQVTAALHTVGAPS; translated from the coding sequence ATGACGATCCGGTTCGATCACGTCACCCTGCAGCATGCCGAGGCTCCCACGCCCGTCGTCCGCGACCTCCACCTGGAGATCGGTGAGGGTGAGTTCATCCTCGTCACCGGTCGTACCGGCGCCGGCAAATCGACTCTGCTGCAGGCGATCAACGGACTGTTCCCACACTTCACCGGCGGCACGCTGCACGGTCGGGTGGTCATCGACGGCCGCGACACCCATCAGCATCCGCCGCGCGAGCTGGCCGATCTGGTCGGCATGGTCGGGCAGGACCCGCTCGCCGGTTTCGTCACCGACACGGTGGAGGAGGAACTGGCCTATGCCATGGAACAGATCGGCATCCCCCCGCAGGCGATGCGGACCCGGGTCGAGGAGACCCTCGATCTACTGGGTGTCGCCGACCTGCGGGACCGACCGCTGCGGTCGCTGTCCGGTGGCCAACAGCAGCGGGTGGCCATCGGGTCCGTACTCACCGCCGGTCCCCGGGTCCTGGTGCTCGACGAGCCGACGAGCGCGCTGGATCCGACGAGCGCCGAGGAGGTGCTGGCCGCACTGCTGCGACTCGTGCACGACCTCGGGGTGACGGTGATCGTCGCCGAGCACCGGATGGAGCGGGTGATCGGGTATGCCGATCGGATGCTCTCCCTGCCCGGTGACGGCACCGTCCTCGACGGATCCCCGGCGACGGTGGCGCTGACGGCAGCGCTGGTACCGCCGCTGGTCGGGCTCGGTCGCGCTGTCGGCTGGGATCCGTTGCCGCTCACCATCCGGGCCGCTCGGACGCGGGCGGCCGACGTGCGGTCCTGGCTGAGTGGTCTCGATCCGGAGTCCTTCCCCCGCCTGCTGGACGCTCCTGCAGCTCCTGCCGTCGAGCGGAACCTGCTGTCCGGGCGGGCGATCACCGTGACCTACGGCGCGGTCGTCGCGGTGCGCGGTGTGGACGTCGCACTGCACGGTGGTGAGGTCGCAGCGGTGATGGGGCGCAACGGATCCGGCAAGTCCAGTCTGTTCTGGGCGCTCACCGGTGTCGGTGCACGGCGCGCGGGCACCGTGACGGTGGACGGTGAACGCCTCGGCCCCGGAACCGGCCTGACCGGACGCGGCCGCGCCACCCGCGGGCTCGTCGGGCTGGTGCCCCAGACAGCGAGCGACCTGCTGTACCTGGAGTCGGTGGAAGCGGAGTGCGCGGCCGCCGACGTCGAGTCCGGGGCGACGCCCGGTACCTGCGCGGAGCTGATGCGCCGGCTGACGCCCGGCATCCCGCCGGCGCGCCATCCCCGCGATCTGTCCGAGGGACAACGACTGTCGCTGGTGCTCGCCGTCCAACTCACGGCGCGGCCACGGGTCATCCTGCTCGACGAACCGACCCGCGGGCTCGACTACCCCGCCAAATCCGCCCTGGCGCGCACCCTGCGGGCGCTGGCCGCCGACGGTCATGCGATCGCGGTCTCCACCCACGACGTCGAGTTCGCGGCAACCGTCTCCGACCGGACGCTGGTGATGGCCGTCGGCGAGATCGTCGCCGACGGCCCGACCGCGCAGGTGCTCGCCGCGTCACCCGCGTTCGCGCCTCAGGTGGCGAAGGTCCTGGCGCCGCAGCGCTGGCTGACCGTCGACCAGGTGACCGCAGCCCTGCACACCGTCGGAGCCCCCTCGTGA
- a CDS encoding energy-coupling factor transporter transmembrane component T, translating into MSTTTLARPLPRTVHPGAWWLWALGSATAASRTTNPALLLLIIGVAGLVVALRRSSAPWALSFRLYVMAGAFIVVLRVVFRIVFSADGATILFTLPTLQLPQWFWGATLLGDVSAEAVVSAAYDGLRLATMVICVGAANALANPKRLLAGLPAALGEISTVLVVAMSVFPQLAESVQRVGRARALRTTAVTPEGRRGGRGRRRRQVVRAVIVPVLADALDRSLALAAAMESRGFGRRLAVPRAARRLSALLLTLGVLGLLVGVYAIFDTDAPAYLGAPMMLGGLMIAAGGIHFAGLRSPRTRYRPDRWRLAEAGVTASGVLVAAGMITVESNDPVQVHPSLFPPEWPVIGWASVLAVLVGLLALAAPPAPDAPTGVPRARTPTRIEELAR; encoded by the coding sequence GTGTCGACAACGACCCTCGCCCGGCCGCTCCCACGTACCGTGCATCCCGGTGCGTGGTGGCTCTGGGCGTTGGGTTCGGCGACCGCCGCCAGTCGCACCACCAACCCGGCGCTGCTGCTGCTGATCATCGGAGTGGCCGGGCTGGTCGTCGCCCTGCGGCGCAGCAGCGCACCGTGGGCACTGTCGTTCCGGCTGTACGTGATGGCCGGGGCGTTCATCGTCGTGCTGCGGGTGGTCTTCCGGATCGTCTTCAGCGCCGACGGTGCCACGATCCTGTTCACCCTGCCCACTCTCCAACTGCCGCAGTGGTTCTGGGGCGCCACTCTGCTCGGCGATGTCAGCGCCGAGGCGGTCGTCTCCGCGGCGTACGACGGCCTGCGGCTGGCCACCATGGTGATCTGCGTCGGCGCGGCCAACGCGCTCGCCAACCCCAAACGACTGCTGGCCGGGCTGCCGGCGGCACTCGGCGAGATCTCGACCGTGCTGGTGGTGGCGATGTCGGTCTTCCCGCAGTTGGCCGAATCGGTGCAGCGGGTGGGTCGGGCCAGGGCCCTGCGCACCACCGCCGTCACTCCCGAAGGCCGCAGGGGCGGCCGGGGTCGCCGACGCCGGCAGGTGGTGCGGGCCGTCATCGTGCCCGTGCTGGCCGATGCGCTGGACCGCTCGCTGGCGTTGGCCGCCGCGATGGAGTCCCGCGGCTTCGGCCGCCGGCTGGCCGTCCCGCGCGCCGCGCGGCGACTGTCGGCGCTTCTGCTGACCCTGGGCGTGCTGGGCCTGCTCGTCGGCGTGTACGCGATCTTCGACACCGACGCACCCGCGTATCTCGGCGCCCCGATGATGCTGGGCGGCCTCATGATCGCGGCCGGCGGCATCCACTTCGCCGGTCTTCGTTCGCCGCGGACCCGGTACCGACCGGACCGGTGGCGACTCGCCGAGGCCGGTGTCACGGCCAGTGGCGTGCTGGTCGCGGCGGGGATGATCACCGTCGAGAGCAACGATCCGGTGCAGGTCCATCCCAGCCTCTTCCCGCCGGAGTGGCCGGTCATCGGCTGGGCATCGGTGCTGGCCGTTCTGGTGGGTCTGCTCGCGCTGGCCGCACCCCCGGCTCCCGATGCCCCGACCGGCGTTCCGCGGGCACGGACGCCGACCAGGATCGAGGAACTCGCCCGATGA
- a CDS encoding LPXTG cell wall anchor domain-containing protein — protein MLNVRNPTVPRVGSHRAAPHWGAPLTSLLSTLVLIVGLLVPSGPANAAAPSDIAVPSNAAAPSDVAAPSDVAAPSTVVGAACAPGSGVTAVVDFAVTDADTAAPVKIGCAPGAQPNIRAAFVAAGFDLGSAAFVCEIDGALPSPSDCTTYRGAYWSMFTSTDTGTFPGAEVTGWNDASTGVDNGAPVPVGSAVLFQIQPDAPNRTPRIALAELGDHAAAPPSEGSSEAPSTSSSPTSSTSASSGASAGSSTSSPPDTSSASDTSSSAPSTAPSIEQSTAASSVSSTGTTSTSPVTTPGTSATDPTLPPTTTTTDARPLAAAHWLGQQLANAPNGLFGNVDYPDYGLTIDALLALSAAGVGGNLITSTATRIRSSGEDYLGAADDTANNSGRIAKTALALQVAGLDPTTFPSTAGPRDLIAELRGTLNTDGSFGSSDFPFVHSLAVHALARTPEGVPASAVSWLQDTQCSTVGDENFGAYGYDGIDPCAGVDGDGTALAIQALAAADVPAADPSIKDAGAYLLSIQGANGGVPSSFGGINTNNTGLAAQALDRVQIAPGATARMTVFVSSLQVQCATLAGTGNRFSDKDLGAIAYSNEGGFDSPITTPDFDNRDQWIRATTQAIFAYHLPSLDRITAVAAQPALPAAPICAPTTTSSAPSTTPTTAGSMTAPSTGAPVTTASSTTAPVTTAPATTAPATTAPATTAPSATAPSTTALSTAVPSATRTAPTTSSPGGGTSSAAPFPGSISLSTGTVVAGGSVTVTVTGAFIGTRHRVELHSTPVLLGTLVTDAVGDGSLTVRIPAGTAPGQHEIVLTAGGFVAAVALTVTAATAATDRIASSTPAPITTPVDPASTPLPNTGVSEGLHTLLIIGGLLVLFGAALLVLGRRRTRSRSGGHLS, from the coding sequence GTGCTCAACGTCCGCAACCCCACCGTTCCGCGAGTGGGCAGCCACCGCGCCGCGCCGCACTGGGGTGCACCGCTGACCTCGCTGCTCAGCACCCTGGTGCTGATCGTCGGGCTGCTCGTGCCGTCCGGGCCGGCGAACGCCGCAGCCCCGTCGGACATCGCAGTCCCATCGAACGCCGCAGCCCCGTCGGATGTCGCAGCCCCGTCGGACGTCGCAGCCCCGTCGACCGTCGTGGGCGCCGCCTGCGCACCCGGCAGCGGGGTGACCGCGGTGGTCGACTTCGCGGTCACGGACGCCGACACCGCAGCGCCGGTGAAGATCGGCTGCGCGCCGGGCGCCCAGCCGAACATCCGGGCCGCGTTCGTCGCGGCCGGCTTCGACCTCGGGTCGGCTGCCTTCGTCTGCGAGATCGACGGGGCACTGCCGTCGCCGTCGGACTGCACGACCTACCGCGGCGCCTACTGGAGCATGTTCACCTCCACCGACACCGGCACCTTCCCCGGTGCGGAGGTCACCGGCTGGAACGACGCCTCCACCGGCGTCGACAACGGTGCACCCGTTCCCGTCGGCAGCGCAGTGCTGTTCCAGATCCAGCCGGACGCACCGAACCGCACCCCACGTATCGCGTTGGCCGAGCTCGGCGACCATGCGGCGGCGCCCCCATCGGAGGGATCGTCGGAGGCGCCGTCGACCAGCAGCTCACCGACGAGCAGCACATCCGCGAGCTCCGGTGCGTCCGCCGGATCCAGCACATCGAGCCCGCCCGACACCTCCAGCGCCTCCGACACCTCGAGCAGCGCCCCCAGCACTGCTCCGTCGATCGAGCAGTCCACTGCTGCGTCATCGGTCTCGAGCACCGGCACGACCTCGACGTCGCCCGTCACCACCCCCGGCACCTCGGCCACTGACCCGACCCTCCCGCCGACCACGACCACCACCGACGCCCGCCCGTTGGCCGCGGCGCACTGGCTCGGTCAGCAGCTGGCGAACGCTCCGAACGGGTTGTTCGGGAACGTGGACTACCCCGACTACGGCCTGACGATCGACGCCCTGCTCGCCCTGTCCGCAGCCGGCGTCGGCGGCAATCTGATCACCTCGACGGCCACCCGCATCCGGAGCTCAGGAGAGGACTACCTCGGCGCTGCGGACGACACCGCGAACAATTCCGGCCGCATCGCCAAGACCGCACTCGCTCTTCAGGTCGCCGGCCTGGACCCGACCACGTTCCCGTCGACCGCCGGCCCTCGCGACCTGATCGCCGAGCTGCGCGGCACCCTGAACACGGACGGCAGCTTCGGCAGCTCCGACTTCCCGTTCGTGCACTCGCTCGCCGTGCATGCCCTGGCCCGCACCCCCGAAGGCGTCCCGGCATCGGCCGTCAGCTGGCTCCAGGACACGCAGTGCAGCACCGTCGGCGACGAGAACTTCGGCGCCTACGGCTACGACGGCATCGATCCGTGCGCGGGTGTCGACGGCGACGGGACGGCGCTGGCGATCCAGGCTCTGGCGGCGGCGGACGTCCCGGCCGCCGACCCGTCGATCAAGGACGCCGGCGCCTATCTGCTGTCCATCCAGGGCGCCAACGGCGGCGTGCCGTCCAGCTTCGGCGGGATCAACACCAACAACACCGGCCTCGCTGCGCAAGCACTGGACCGGGTGCAGATCGCACCCGGAGCAACAGCCAGGATGACGGTCTTCGTCAGCTCGTTGCAGGTGCAGTGCGCCACGCTCGCCGGCACCGGCAATCGCTTCTCCGACAAGGATCTCGGAGCGATCGCCTACTCGAACGAGGGTGGCTTCGACTCACCCATCACCACGCCGGACTTCGACAACCGGGACCAGTGGATCCGCGCCACCACCCAGGCGATCTTCGCCTACCACCTGCCGTCCCTCGACCGGATCACCGCCGTCGCAGCTCAGCCGGCCCTGCCGGCTGCTCCGATCTGCGCGCCCACGACCACGTCCTCGGCCCCCAGCACGACTCCCACCACGGCCGGTTCGATGACAGCCCCGTCCACCGGTGCACCCGTCACCACCGCATCCTCCACCACCGCACCCGTCACCACCGCACCCGCCACCACCGCACCCGCCACCACCGCACCCGCCACCACCGCACCGTCGGCCACTGCGCCCTCCACCACCGCACTTTCCACCGCTGTGCCCTCGGCCACTCGGACGGCGCCGACCACCTCGAGCCCGGGTGGGGGGACCAGCAGTGCTGCGCCGTTCCCCGGATCGATCTCGCTCAGCACCGGCACGGTCGTCGCCGGCGGCTCGGTGACCGTCACCGTCACCGGTGCGTTCATCGGAACCCGGCACCGGGTGGAGTTGCACTCGACCCCGGTGCTCCTCGGGACGCTGGTCACCGACGCTGTCGGCGACGGCTCGCTGACGGTGCGCATCCCCGCGGGGACCGCCCCAGGACAGCACGAGATCGTCCTCACCGCAGGAGGTTTCGTCGCTGCCGTGGCGCTCACCGTCACGGCCGCGACTGCAGCGACGGACAGGATCGCATCATCGACGCCCGCCCCGATCACCACGCCCGTCGACCCGGCGAGCACCCCGCTGCCGAACACTGGAGTGTCGGAGGGGCTGCACACCCTGCTGATCATCGGAGGGCTGCTGGTGCTGTTCGGAGCAGCACTACTGGTGCTCGGCCGACGACGGACGCGCTCCCGCTCCGGTGGCCACCTGTCGTGA
- a CDS encoding flagellar hook-length control protein FliK yields the protein MTAALITCGGVAAAVLTGTVATAPPALAATSWTAGVCKVADTTKVTVVIDVQNLNNPLTAPVVRCVSGLTATSTGLAAVQAAGVNPVGTAQYGLAFLCRLLNRPSATESLTVGGKPYTESCGRTPPTAAYWGYWQATNGGAWAYSSYGASTAKVKLGGFEGWSFSLNKSASTNPAPRFTAKRVG from the coding sequence ATGACGGCCGCGCTGATCACCTGTGGTGGCGTCGCCGCGGCCGTCCTCACCGGGACCGTTGCCACCGCACCGCCTGCGCTCGCCGCGACCTCCTGGACCGCGGGCGTCTGTAAGGTCGCCGACACCACGAAGGTCACGGTGGTCATCGACGTGCAGAACCTGAACAACCCGCTGACGGCTCCCGTCGTCAGGTGCGTCAGCGGTCTGACGGCGACCTCGACCGGTCTGGCAGCGGTGCAGGCCGCCGGCGTCAATCCCGTCGGCACCGCGCAGTACGGCCTGGCGTTCCTCTGTCGGCTGCTGAACCGTCCGTCTGCCACCGAGTCGTTGACCGTCGGCGGGAAGCCGTACACGGAGAGCTGTGGACGGACCCCTCCCACCGCGGCCTACTGGGGGTACTGGCAGGCGACGAACGGCGGAGCCTGGGCGTACTCGAGCTACGGGGCCTCCACCGCGAAGGTGAAGCTGGGTGGCTTCGAGGGCTGGTCCTTCTCGTTGAACAAGTCCGCCTCCACGAACCCGGCACCGCGATTCACCGCGAAACGCGTCGGCTGA
- a CDS encoding SDR family NAD(P)-dependent oxidoreductase, translating to MKLLSRSRNPYRFTGGTAIITGAAGGIGAAVARQLAARGSHLVLLDRDADGLARMVAELRGSRPALRIESVEIDLGDDAATRAVGATLASEHPETTLLINNAGVAMGGRFADLSLEEFHWLLDINLRAVITLTHHLLPVLVSHRGAHLVNISSVFGIIAPAGQSAYSTSKFAVRGFTECLRQELAPQGVGVTCVYPGGIATSVAKSARIPAKLAGADTERARAGMDKLLTISPDDAAAQIIAGIEHRKPRVLIGWSARIPDILARAAPGSYDTLLARVRRS from the coding sequence ATGAAGTTGTTGTCCCGCAGCAGGAATCCCTACCGCTTCACCGGAGGAACCGCGATCATCACCGGGGCGGCCGGCGGGATCGGGGCAGCCGTCGCGCGACAGCTCGCAGCCCGCGGATCACACCTGGTGTTGCTGGACCGCGATGCGGACGGGTTGGCCAGGATGGTCGCCGAACTGCGCGGTTCGCGGCCGGCGCTGCGGATCGAGTCCGTCGAGATCGATCTCGGTGACGACGCCGCCACCCGCGCGGTCGGCGCCACACTCGCGAGCGAGCACCCGGAGACCACCCTGCTCATCAACAATGCCGGGGTGGCCATGGGCGGGAGGTTCGCGGACCTGTCGCTCGAGGAGTTCCACTGGTTGCTGGACATAAACCTCCGCGCGGTGATCACCCTGACCCATCACCTGCTGCCGGTGTTGGTGAGCCATCGTGGCGCGCACCTCGTCAACATCTCCAGTGTGTTCGGCATCATCGCGCCCGCCGGCCAGAGTGCGTACAGCACCAGCAAGTTCGCCGTCCGCGGATTCACCGAGTGCCTGCGCCAGGAGCTCGCCCCACAAGGAGTCGGGGTCACCTGCGTGTACCCGGGCGGCATCGCCACCTCGGTCGCGAAGTCCGCCAGGATCCCGGCGAAGCTGGCCGGTGCGGACACCGAGCGGGCGCGCGCCGGGATGGACAAGCTGCTGACGATCTCGCCGGACGACGCTGCGGCGCAGATCATCGCGGGGATCGAGCACCGCAAGCCGCGGGTGCTGATCGGCTGGTCGGCACGGATTCCCGACATCCTCGCCAGGGCCGCTCCCGGGTCCTACGACACGTTGCTGGCTCGGGTCCGTCGGAGCTGA
- a CDS encoding alpha/beta fold hydrolase, whose protein sequence is MLRHGSLDDEVEFGHAVGTQRPGTRRTEVDGRTIRCRVTGTGAPLVLLHGIGRSLDDWDEQHERLSGQYQVISLDLPGFGWSDPLPRPASVRGLADAVAALLEELGVDGPVQLVGNSLGGAVAMRFAADRPQQVRALVLADAAGFGAEVAVALRVLAIRPLGRLLLRPRRSAAIDTLRGCFRDRSFITPQRIDATLALASRPHSATTMLQLLRELGTVRGIRPGWRRDLLARLAPLRIPTLVLWGDKDLILPPSHLEAAREALPHSRFHLFPDTGHFPQIERADEFATLVGNFLTDHRAQPELQETS, encoded by the coding sequence ATGCTGCGACACGGCTCGCTCGACGACGAGGTCGAGTTCGGCCACGCGGTCGGCACCCAGCGGCCCGGCACTCGGCGGACCGAGGTCGACGGCCGGACGATCCGCTGCCGCGTCACCGGGACCGGCGCGCCGCTGGTGCTGCTGCACGGCATCGGCCGCAGCCTCGACGACTGGGACGAGCAGCACGAGAGGCTGTCCGGGCAGTACCAGGTGATCAGTCTGGACCTGCCTGGTTTCGGTTGGTCCGATCCGCTCCCCCGGCCGGCATCGGTGCGGGGGCTGGCCGACGCTGTCGCTGCACTGCTTGAGGAGTTGGGCGTCGACGGCCCGGTGCAGCTGGTCGGGAACTCCCTCGGTGGCGCCGTTGCGATGCGCTTCGCCGCTGACCGTCCGCAGCAGGTGCGGGCGCTGGTACTGGCGGACGCCGCAGGGTTCGGGGCCGAGGTCGCCGTGGCCTTGCGCGTCCTGGCGATCCGCCCGCTCGGTCGGCTCCTCTTGCGACCTCGCCGGTCCGCCGCGATCGACACGCTGAGGGGCTGCTTCCGTGACCGGTCGTTCATCACCCCGCAGCGGATCGACGCGACTCTCGCGCTGGCGTCCCGCCCGCACAGCGCGACCACGATGCTCCAGCTTCTCCGCGAGCTCGGCACCGTCCGCGGGATCCGTCCCGGATGGCGCCGCGACCTGCTGGCCCGGCTGGCTCCGCTGCGCATTCCCACCCTCGTGCTGTGGGGTGACAAGGATCTGATTCTTCCGCCGTCGCATCTCGAGGCTGCTCGAGAGGCTCTGCCGCACAGCCGGTTCCATCTGTTCCCGGACACCGGGCACTTCCCGCAGATCGAGCGCGCCGACGAGTTCGCGACACTCGTCGGGAACTTCCTCACTGACCACCGTGCCCAGCCAGAGCTCCAGGAGACTTCATGA
- a CDS encoding TetR/AcrR family transcriptional regulator, producing the protein MTPPAAARGRRSARMSGDERERAILAAAETLLAERTLDEISIDELARAAGISRPTFYFYFASKDAVLLQLLDRVIAEVDRRGAEVIPDPAAPSPDFARAINVFVEVFSEHRGVTVATVAARLTSPAIQALWSDSMQRWVDHVAAVIAVEQERGAAPRGIDPAHLSTALNTMNEQVLSATFTGTVPFVPENEVGAVLHTTWRRAIYGT; encoded by the coding sequence ATGACTCCACCAGCGGCGGCCCGCGGCCGGCGAAGTGCACGGATGAGCGGGGACGAGCGGGAGCGGGCCATCCTGGCCGCGGCCGAGACGCTGCTCGCAGAGCGAACTCTCGACGAGATCTCGATCGACGAGCTGGCCAGGGCGGCGGGCATCTCCCGGCCGACCTTCTACTTCTACTTCGCCTCCAAGGACGCTGTCCTGCTGCAACTGCTCGATCGGGTGATCGCCGAGGTGGATCGCCGTGGGGCCGAGGTGATCCCCGATCCGGCCGCCCCGTCGCCCGATTTCGCCCGCGCCATCAACGTGTTCGTCGAGGTGTTCTCGGAACACCGTGGGGTGACGGTGGCGACCGTCGCCGCGCGGCTGACCAGCCCGGCGATCCAGGCGCTCTGGTCGGATTCGATGCAGCGTTGGGTCGACCACGTCGCCGCAGTGATCGCCGTTGAGCAGGAGCGGGGCGCCGCACCGCGGGGCATCGATCCCGCGCACCTGTCGACGGCGCTCAACACGATGAACGAGCAGGTGCTCTCGGCCACCTTCACCGGAACGGTGCCGTTCGTCCCGGAGAACGAAGTCGGCGCGGTCCTGCACACCACCTGGCGGCGGGCGATCTACGGAACCTGA